In the Pseudanabaena sp. PCC 7367 genome, one interval contains:
- a CDS encoding caspase family protein — translation MKFARRQFLQSIFASWLGWQFGAQYGDGQFDHLAWAADRYALNLARPTKRKLALLIGINQYNAKNTWLPLNGCVTDVDLQRELLIHRFGFNPADIVTLIDGEATGAAIAEAFEAHLIAQAKRGDVVVVHFSGHGSRLGGQNTILPVNSTLPKSDSSEAADISIETLSLWLRSIATENVTVIMDAGFHNPGSATVGNYRIRARPSPTQWQANGQDQKLQERLRDKLQQVAIAAMITDQADQLGENKSKNKSKNKNQDLNQPSPKATQKLKLPPIPGIVLYAAQQDQLCADALWQGFSSGIFTYALTQQLWQMTPATSLKIVLANVVSTLEQKAFQPGEIVLEKQIDTHLEGKKSLQKSLPTYLGGNSDLLRRPSNQAGNSMQGADGVVRSVVSSHKSGEIWLAGLPIAAIGNYGVGSVLAATAIPTANPIQIIGKDKQADLVQVKSLSGLSARVELLDSNKKLQAGQLLQEEIRALPRSQKLTIAIDAQLNKIERIDATSAISALPNMSSSLATEQFADCLFGAQADSYGLFTPGLQPIMGTFGTVDESVGAAIRRLQEHLEGLLAIKLLRMTANQGSSSLGLKMTMQAIKGKDTKPTTLVSRTPGRYQKGNSSSIDSISKPLAVGDRLACHLKNLTDDTLYVRIFCFDPRAKVLTHSFVSSPYASDSVLAAGSTLVIPQPQAPFNWLVSAPKGLMDVMVVASRSPLTETTDLLEKSLRQATSPTGMLAIPAPLDVAQAVLRDLQVASLPALEAVGISESDDLWQLCVHDWVTLGFSYHVA, via the coding sequence ATGAAGTTTGCACGTCGGCAGTTTTTGCAGAGCATTTTTGCTAGTTGGCTAGGCTGGCAATTTGGGGCTCAATATGGTGATGGTCAATTCGATCATCTGGCTTGGGCAGCGGATCGCTATGCCCTGAATTTGGCACGGCCAACCAAACGTAAGCTAGCGCTCTTGATTGGGATTAATCAATACAACGCCAAAAATACCTGGTTGCCGTTGAATGGCTGCGTCACTGATGTGGATTTGCAGCGCGAATTATTAATTCATCGGTTTGGGTTTAATCCTGCGGATATTGTCACTTTAATTGATGGTGAGGCCACCGGAGCCGCGATCGCCGAAGCATTTGAAGCACACCTGATCGCCCAGGCTAAACGTGGTGATGTGGTGGTAGTTCACTTCAGTGGGCATGGCTCCCGTTTGGGCGGCCAAAATACAATCTTGCCAGTGAACAGCACCCTACCCAAATCGGACAGTAGTGAAGCGGCGGACATCTCGATCGAGACCTTGTCCCTGTGGCTGCGCTCGATCGCCACCGAGAATGTAACGGTAATTATGGATGCGGGTTTCCATAATCCCGGTAGCGCCACGGTGGGCAACTATCGGATTCGGGCACGCCCCAGCCCCACCCAATGGCAAGCAAATGGTCAGGATCAAAAACTGCAAGAACGATTGCGGGATAAGTTACAGCAAGTGGCGATCGCGGCCATGATTACTGACCAGGCCGATCAGCTAGGTGAAAATAAAAGCAAAAATAAAAGTAAAAATAAAAATCAAGACTTAAATCAACCTAGCCCCAAGGCAACCCAAAAGCTCAAACTACCGCCCATTCCGGGCATTGTGCTATATGCCGCCCAGCAGGATCAACTCTGTGCTGATGCACTCTGGCAGGGTTTTAGCAGTGGTATTTTCACCTATGCCCTCACCCAACAATTGTGGCAGATGACCCCAGCCACTTCGCTCAAAATTGTGTTGGCCAATGTGGTGAGTACCCTGGAGCAAAAAGCCTTCCAACCTGGGGAGATTGTGCTCGAAAAACAAATTGATACCCACCTGGAAGGTAAAAAGAGCTTACAAAAGTCACTGCCTACCTATTTGGGGGGTAATAGCGATCTGCTCCGCCGTCCTAGCAATCAGGCTGGCAATAGTATGCAGGGCGCAGATGGCGTGGTTCGGAGCGTGGTTTCTAGCCATAAATCCGGTGAAATCTGGTTGGCAGGATTGCCGATCGCCGCGATCGGTAACTATGGCGTTGGCTCAGTTTTGGCCGCAACCGCAATTCCCACTGCGAATCCGATTCAAATTATTGGCAAGGACAAACAGGCTGATCTGGTGCAGGTGAAATCCTTAAGTGGCTTGAGCGCCAGGGTAGAGCTACTTGATAGCAACAAAAAGCTCCAGGCGGGACAACTATTGCAAGAGGAAATCAGAGCGCTGCCCCGCAGCCAGAAACTAACAATTGCGATCGATGCGCAGCTAAATAAAATCGAGCGGATTGATGCCACCAGCGCGATCTCAGCCCTGCCCAACATGAGCAGTAGTCTGGCCACGGAACAGTTTGCCGATTGTTTATTTGGGGCGCAGGCAGACAGCTATGGCCTCTTTACACCAGGGTTACAGCCGATTATGGGCACCTTTGGCACCGTAGATGAATCGGTGGGGGCGGCGATCCGACGCTTGCAAGAGCATCTAGAAGGATTACTGGCGATCAAGCTATTACGAATGACTGCCAATCAGGGGTCGTCTTCATTGGGCTTGAAAATGACAATGCAGGCGATCAAGGGCAAAGATACAAAGCCAACCACGCTGGTTTCTCGCACACCTGGTCGCTACCAAAAGGGGAATTCCAGCTCGATCGATAGTATCAGTAAGCCCCTGGCGGTGGGCGATCGGTTGGCCTGTCATTTAAAAAATCTCACCGATGACACCCTCTATGTGCGGATCTTTTGTTTCGATCCCCGCGCCAAGGTACTGACCCATAGCTTTGTGAGTAGCCCCTACGCCAGTGATAGTGTTCTGGCGGCTGGCTCGACCCTGGTGATTCCACAGCCGCAAGCGCCGTTCAATTGGTTGGTTTCTGCGCCGAAGGGGTTGATGGATGTGATGGTTGTGGCAAGTCGATCGCCCCTGACTGAAACTACTGATCTATTGGAAAAATCCCTGCGCCAGGCCACCTCACCCACAGGAATGCTGGCGATCCCTGCGCCTTTGGATGTGGCTCAGGCGGTGCTGAGGGATTTGCAAGTGGCTAGTTTGCCTGCGCTAGAGGCGGTGGGAATCAGTGAAAGCGATGATCTATGGCAGCTCTGTGTGCATGATTGGGTGACGCTGGGTTTTTCCTATCATGTGGCTTAG
- a CDS encoding aquaporin encodes MFKGNLIKEFCELIGTAVLVFMAIGINAFSGGGVAPAEASVATGAVLMLIIYGVGTISGAHVNPAVTLGFLTSGRFPQGQFFRYVAAQVLGAIVAMILLFITVPGFDWVAAAPVMGSPVSFGLEVFTTGFLVFTIFSVATGDCRICPDARPLAGVIIGAAIAMLSFFAGSAQAGILNPVVPFIFAIAAGTWLELVKYLAAMAIGAVLATFVYQFTRYQPKLEVEVPTEEEQQA; translated from the coding sequence ATGTTTAAAGGTAACTTGATTAAAGAGTTTTGCGAGTTGATCGGCACAGCGGTGCTGGTGTTCATGGCGATCGGCATCAATGCTTTTAGTGGTGGCGGCGTTGCGCCTGCGGAGGCAAGTGTGGCCACTGGTGCGGTTTTGATGTTGATTATTTATGGTGTGGGGACTATTTCTGGAGCCCATGTCAATCCGGCAGTGACGCTTGGGTTTTTGACCAGTGGTCGATTTCCCCAGGGACAATTTTTTCGATATGTGGCGGCTCAGGTGCTCGGTGCGATCGTGGCGATGATTTTGCTATTCATTACTGTACCTGGATTTGATTGGGTGGCGGCGGCTCCGGTGATGGGTTCCCCGGTTTCATTTGGCCTGGAAGTTTTTACTACCGGTTTTTTGGTGTTTACTATTTTTAGTGTGGCGACGGGAGATTGTCGGATTTGCCCTGATGCCAGACCGTTGGCAGGTGTAATTATCGGTGCGGCGATCGCCATGTTGTCATTTTTTGCTGGATCTGCTCAGGCGGGCATTTTGAATCCGGTGGTGCCATTTATTTTTGCGATCGCGGCGGGTACTTGGTTGGAATTGGTTAAGTATCTAGCAGCTATGGCGATCGGTGCAGTATTAGCCACGTTTGTCTATCAGTTCACCCGTTATCAACCCAAACTAGAGGTGGAAGTGCCGACCGAGGAGGAACAACAGGCTTAA
- a CDS encoding transglycosylase domain-containing protein, with product MPDPSKSKLFKQISTKVGTQVSKVSQQATRVVMNLPLVSRLGKISQTLALKPKARVPKLLIQTADDPKPHSYNLVGDRYIIGRSSSRSDIVVKTPLVSQVHAKLVRDSSQKKAKFVIKDQGSTNGIYRKRQRLKSAPLKHNTVVSLGPPELKAAVTVRYIDPPPWYMRALLYSGYGVAGMIGLVVAAMAIELQQVPALKPLPVSQQGPVEVLAGDNTTTLGPAQTIRHTELRELEDFGEFVPQAIIASEDSSFYLNPGIDPVGIARAVVTNVQSGELREGGSTITQQLARNLLGRTYVGRDDSLGRKWREAAAAIKLTFTYPKDEILTIYLNRIYMGNGAYGLQDAALLYFGKPAKDLTLSEAATLAGLVPAPEAINPFYDKDLSLAYRDRVLSRMVELGMIEAEEAERARRSILRLNEAARQDIQSAIAPYYYSYVFEEMEEILGDDFAFEGNLIVETSLDLNMQRQAIAALQRSVNGNGASFGYSQGAIVTTDTGDGSILALVGGVDYEQSQFNRVSQSLRQPGSTFKLFSYAAAIDRGINPSRTFSCNPGFGLGGCSNGGSGNINMYDGFAFSENVVAVRVAEAAGFNNVIRTARNLGIESAELEPNTNVVLGGFEVNMLEMAAAYGAIANRGQYIKPHAIRRILDGKDCEDYQNYTTCRVIFDAAIDLEPRQAIDPGVADTMASMMRGVVQYGTGRSAAIPQAGVIGKTGTTDSSRDLWFIGIAPQRQTLTAVWLGNDEGVTNGSSSLAASLWGDYMAQALP from the coding sequence ATGCCCGACCCCAGCAAATCCAAGCTGTTTAAACAAATCAGCACCAAGGTAGGCACCCAGGTAAGCAAGGTATCGCAGCAGGCAACCAGGGTAGTGATGAATCTGCCGTTGGTGAGTCGGCTTGGCAAAATCAGTCAAACCTTAGCACTCAAACCAAAAGCCAGAGTGCCAAAATTGCTGATCCAAACTGCCGATGATCCCAAGCCGCACAGCTATAACCTGGTGGGCGATCGCTACATCATTGGCCGCAGCAGCAGCAGATCAGACATTGTGGTCAAAACGCCGCTGGTCAGCCAGGTACATGCCAAACTGGTACGTGATAGCAGCCAGAAAAAAGCCAAATTTGTAATCAAAGACCAGGGCTCCACCAATGGCATCTATCGCAAACGCCAACGGTTGAAATCAGCACCGCTCAAGCATAATACCGTGGTTTCATTGGGGCCACCGGAACTCAAAGCCGCCGTCACAGTACGCTACATCGATCCGCCACCCTGGTATATGCGGGCATTGCTTTATAGCGGTTATGGTGTGGCTGGCATGATCGGTTTGGTGGTGGCAGCCATGGCGATCGAATTACAGCAAGTACCTGCACTCAAACCCCTGCCTGTCTCTCAACAAGGCCCCGTGGAAGTGCTAGCAGGCGACAATACTACTACCCTTGGCCCTGCCCAAACAATCCGGCATACCGAGCTAAGGGAATTAGAAGACTTTGGCGAGTTCGTGCCCCAGGCGATCATTGCCTCAGAAGACAGCTCCTTTTATCTCAACCCTGGCATTGACCCGGTGGGGATTGCTCGCGCCGTAGTAACTAATGTGCAATCGGGAGAACTGCGCGAGGGGGGCAGCACGATCACCCAGCAGTTAGCCCGTAATCTACTGGGGCGCACCTATGTGGGGCGGGATGATTCCTTGGGTCGGAAATGGCGGGAGGCGGCGGCGGCGATCAAGCTGACCTTTACCTATCCCAAAGATGAAATTCTGACTATTTACCTCAATCGCATCTATATGGGCAATGGTGCCTATGGATTGCAAGATGCGGCACTATTGTATTTTGGTAAACCTGCTAAGGATTTGACCCTTTCTGAAGCAGCTACCCTGGCTGGATTGGTGCCTGCACCGGAAGCAATTAATCCTTTCTATGATAAGGATCTTTCGCTGGCATACCGCGATCGCGTCCTCAGTCGGATGGTGGAACTGGGCATGATCGAAGCAGAAGAGGCAGAGCGAGCCAGGCGATCGATTCTACGCCTCAATGAAGCGGCCAGGCAAGATATCCAAAGTGCGATCGCGCCCTATTACTACAGCTACGTATTTGAGGAAATGGAGGAAATTCTGGGCGATGATTTTGCCTTTGAGGGCAATTTAATTGTGGAAACCAGCCTGGATTTAAACATGCAAAGGCAGGCGATCGCCGCACTTCAACGGTCAGTTAATGGTAACGGGGCATCGTTTGGCTATTCCCAGGGGGCGATCGTCACCACTGACACCGGCGATGGTTCGATCCTGGCGCTGGTGGGTGGGGTTGATTATGAACAAAGCCAGTTTAATCGAGTCTCTCAATCGCTACGTCAGCCTGGTTCTACGTTCAAGCTGTTTAGTTATGCGGCGGCGATCGATCGCGGCATCAACCCATCCCGCACTTTTTCCTGTAATCCTGGTTTTGGTCTGGGTGGGTGCAGTAATGGTGGCAGTGGCAACATTAATATGTATGATGGCTTCGCCTTTTCTGAGAACGTGGTAGCGGTGCGGGTAGCTGAGGCAGCGGGTTTTAATAATGTAATCCGGACAGCACGCAATCTGGGAATTGAATCGGCGGAGCTAGAACCAAATACTAATGTGGTTTTGGGCGGATTTGAGGTGAATATGCTGGAGATGGCCGCAGCCTATGGGGCGATCGCCAATCGCGGCCAGTATATTAAACCCCACGCAATCAGACGCATTCTGGATGGCAAGGACTGCGAAGATTATCAAAACTACACCACCTGTCGGGTCATTTTTGATGCGGCGATCGACTTGGAACCCCGGCAGGCGATCGATCCAGGCGTAGCAGACACCATGGCTAGTATGATGCGCGGCGTGGTGCAATATGGCACGGGGCGATCGGCAGCAATCCCTCAAGCAGGGGTGATCGGCAAGACGGGCACCACCGACAGTAGCCGCGATCTCTGGTTCATTGGCATTGCACCGCAACGGCAAACCCTGACGGCGGTTTGGCTAGGCAATGACGAGGGAGTAACCAATGGGTCTAGTTCGTTGGCGGCGAGTTTATGGGGTGATTATATGGCGCAAGCTTTACCGTAA
- the metH gene encoding methionine synthase — MASLFLERLHSSDRPVIVFDGAMGTNLQVQNLTAADFGGAEYEGCNEYLLISKPEAVAKVHRDFLAAGADVIETDTFGANALVLAEYDIAEMAYELNKKAAELAKSVAAEFSTPEKPRFVAGSLGPTTKLPTLLHIDFDAMKQSYIEQVEGLYDGGVDLLIVETCQDVLQIKVALNAIEEAFQRKGNRLPVIVSVTMETTGTMLVGTDISAVVTILAPYKIDVLGLNCATGPDKMVEHIRYLSENSPFVISCIPNAGLPENVGGQAFYKLTPPELKEHLSIFVKDLGVQVIGGCCGTRPEHIAQLAAIAQELHPASRGENGSAPQPVPAAASIYGSQPYDQDNSFLIVGERLNASGSKKCREMLNAEEWDGLVALARSQVKEGAHILDVNVDYVGRDGDRDMHELVSRLVTNVTLPLMLDSTEASKMEAGLKVAGGKCILNSTNYEDGEPRFAQVIELAKAYGAGVVIGTIDEDGMARTAEKKFEIAKRAYDQCTKEFGLPPYELFFDPLALPVSTGIEEDRRNGAATLEAIERITNELPGCHIVLGVSNVSFGLNSASRIVLNSVFLDLARKVGLDSAIVHASKILPLNRIKAEEQKVARQIIFDERKFENDICVYDPLTTFTEMFAGATTKRLKSDTKNLPIEEQLKQRVIDGDRVGFDEVLAKAMEKYPPLDIINNFLLDGMKVVGELFGSGQMQLPFVLQSAETMKSAVAYLEPHMEKIEGSNKGVFVIATVKGDVHDIGKNLVDIILSNNGYKVVNLGIKQPVDNIIAAYEEHKADCIAMSGLLVKSTAFMKDNLEEFNRRGIDVPVILGGAALTKKFVEQDCQNAYQGRVVYGKDAFSDLNFMDAYMPAKQSGEWDNLKGFLNGHGSNGSDPTLTEPAQSENGQAPDSNAAAAPKEAEPIEIDTRRSEIVAIDIPRPQPPFWGTQILTGDDIPFDEVFWYLDLQALIAGQWQFRKPREQTREEYDAFLAEKVYPILEEWKAKIKAEKLLHPQVVYGYFPVQAEGNDVYVYDPAAEGKVTEVINQFNFPRQKTKRRLCIADFFAPKDSGVVDVFPMQAVTMGQIATDYAQELFQGDRYTDYLYFHGIAVQMAEALAEWTHARVRRELGFGDEDPNNIRDMLQQRYRGSRYSFGYPACPKIADQYKQIELLGTDRIGLTMDESEQLDPEQSTTAIITYHPTAKYFNT, encoded by the coding sequence ATGGCAAGTCTCTTCCTGGAACGTCTGCACAGTAGCGATCGCCCCGTGATTGTTTTTGATGGGGCAATGGGAACCAATTTGCAAGTCCAAAACCTGACTGCGGCTGATTTTGGCGGTGCCGAATATGAAGGTTGTAATGAGTATTTATTGATTTCTAAGCCGGAAGCGGTGGCCAAGGTACATCGGGATTTTCTGGCGGCGGGTGCGGATGTAATCGAAACCGATACATTTGGGGCAAATGCACTGGTGCTGGCTGAATACGACATTGCCGAAATGGCCTATGAGTTGAATAAAAAGGCAGCGGAGTTGGCCAAATCCGTAGCCGCAGAATTCTCTACCCCTGAAAAACCAAGGTTTGTGGCCGGATCATTGGGGCCAACCACCAAACTGCCCACCCTGCTGCACATTGACTTTGATGCGATGAAGCAGTCCTACATCGAGCAGGTAGAAGGTCTATATGATGGTGGTGTAGATTTGCTGATCGTTGAGACCTGCCAGGATGTCTTGCAGATCAAGGTAGCTCTCAATGCGATCGAAGAGGCGTTTCAGCGTAAGGGCAATCGGCTGCCCGTGATTGTGTCGGTGACAATGGAAACCACTGGCACGATGCTGGTGGGCACAGATATTTCGGCGGTGGTTACGATCCTGGCCCCCTACAAAATTGACGTGTTGGGGCTCAACTGCGCCACCGGCCCTGACAAAATGGTCGAACATATTCGCTATTTATCAGAAAATTCACCCTTCGTAATTTCCTGTATTCCCAATGCGGGCTTGCCGGAAAATGTGGGTGGACAGGCATTCTACAAACTCACGCCGCCGGAATTAAAAGAGCATCTCAGTATCTTTGTGAAGGATTTAGGTGTCCAGGTGATCGGCGGTTGTTGTGGCACTCGCCCCGAACACATTGCCCAATTAGCAGCGATCGCTCAGGAATTACATCCCGCTAGCCGAGGTGAAAATGGCAGTGCGCCCCAACCAGTGCCAGCCGCCGCCTCGATCTATGGCTCTCAACCCTATGACCAAGATAATTCGTTCTTGATTGTGGGTGAACGGCTCAATGCCAGTGGCTCGAAAAAATGCCGCGAAATGCTTAACGCTGAAGAATGGGATGGATTGGTGGCACTGGCGCGATCGCAGGTCAAAGAAGGTGCCCATATCCTAGATGTCAACGTTGATTATGTGGGTAGAGATGGCGATCGGGATATGCATGAACTGGTGTCGCGGTTGGTGACCAATGTGACGCTGCCGCTGATGCTCGACTCGACTGAGGCATCCAAGATGGAGGCGGGGCTGAAGGTGGCCGGGGGTAAGTGCATCCTTAATTCCACCAACTATGAAGACGGCGAGCCAAGATTTGCTCAGGTGATCGAATTGGCCAAAGCCTATGGCGCTGGGGTGGTAATTGGCACGATCGATGAAGATGGGATGGCACGGACGGCCGAGAAAAAATTTGAAATTGCCAAGCGTGCCTACGATCAATGCACCAAAGAATTTGGTCTGCCGCCCTATGAATTATTTTTCGATCCCCTGGCGCTGCCTGTTTCGACTGGGATCGAAGAAGATCGCCGCAATGGTGCTGCCACCCTCGAAGCGATCGAACGGATCACCAATGAGCTACCCGGCTGTCATATTGTGCTGGGGGTTTCTAATGTGTCATTTGGCCTCAATTCAGCCTCGCGGATTGTGCTTAATTCGGTGTTTCTCGATCTAGCCCGTAAGGTGGGTCTGGATTCGGCGATCGTCCATGCCAGCAAAATTCTGCCCCTCAATCGGATTAAAGCAGAAGAACAGAAAGTGGCACGGCAGATTATCTTTGACGAGCGTAAATTTGAAAATGATATTTGTGTCTATGATCCGCTTACCACATTTACGGAAATGTTTGCCGGCGCAACCACCAAACGGCTCAAGAGTGACACCAAGAACTTACCGATCGAAGAACAACTTAAGCAAAGGGTGATCGATGGCGATCGGGTTGGCTTTGATGAAGTCCTGGCTAAGGCCATGGAAAAATATCCGCCCCTGGATATTATTAATAATTTCCTGCTCGATGGCATGAAGGTGGTGGGTGAGTTGTTTGGCTCTGGTCAGATGCAATTGCCTTTTGTGTTGCAATCGGCAGAAACGATGAAATCAGCAGTGGCTTACCTGGAGCCGCACATGGAGAAAATTGAAGGTAGCAATAAGGGTGTCTTTGTGATCGCCACGGTCAAGGGCGATGTCCATGACATTGGTAAAAACCTGGTCGATATTATCCTGTCTAATAATGGTTACAAGGTAGTCAACCTGGGGATCAAGCAGCCAGTTGATAATATTATTGCCGCCTACGAAGAACACAAGGCCGATTGTATTGCCATGAGTGGCTTGCTGGTCAAATCCACTGCCTTCATGAAAGACAATCTGGAAGAATTCAATCGACGCGGCATTGATGTGCCCGTGATTCTTGGTGGCGCTGCCTTGACCAAAAAGTTTGTAGAACAAGATTGCCAGAATGCCTACCAGGGGCGGGTGGTCTATGGCAAGGATGCCTTCTCTGACCTGAATTTTATGGATGCCTATATGCCAGCCAAGCAATCGGGCGAGTGGGATAACCTCAAGGGCTTCTTGAATGGACATGGTAGTAATGGCAGCGATCCCACCTTAACCGAGCCAGCCCAGAGCGAAAATGGCCAAGCGCCTGATTCTAATGCGGCAGCAGCACCAAAAGAAGCAGAACCGATCGAAATTGATACCCGCCGATCGGAGATCGTGGCGATCGATATTCCCCGCCCCCAACCGCCATTCTGGGGTACTCAAATATTAACTGGGGATGATATTCCCTTTGATGAGGTGTTCTGGTATTTGGACTTGCAAGCGCTGATCGCTGGCCAATGGCAGTTCCGCAAGCCCAGGGAGCAAACCCGCGAGGAATATGATGCCTTTTTGGCGGAAAAAGTCTATCCGATCCTGGAGGAGTGGAAAGCCAAGATTAAGGCCGAGAAGCTACTCCATCCCCAGGTAGTCTATGGTTATTTCCCGGTGCAGGCAGAGGGCAATGATGTTTATGTCTATGATCCCGCTGCCGAAGGCAAAGTAACCGAAGTAATCAACCAGTTTAATTTCCCGCGCCAGAAAACCAAGCGCCGCCTTTGTATTGCTGACTTTTTTGCGCCTAAGGATTCCGGCGTTGTGGATGTGTTCCCGATGCAGGCAGTCACGATGGGGCAGATTGCCACCGACTACGCGCAGGAGCTTTTCCAGGGCGATCGCTATACTGACTATCTCTATTTCCACGGCATCGCAGTGCAGATGGCGGAAGCATTGGCGGAATGGACCCATGCCAGGGTGCGGCGGGAGTTGGGCTTTGGTGACGAAGATCCCAATAACATCCGGGATATGTTGCAGCAGCGCTATCGTGGCTCTCGGTATAGTTTTGGTTATCCGGCTTGCCCAAAGATTGCCGATCAATACAAGCAGATTGAACTGCTAGGCACCGATCGAATTGGCTTGACGATGGATGAGAGTGAACAGCTCGATCCAGAGCAATCGACCACGGCGATTATTACTTATCATCCGACTGCTAAATATTTCAATACCTAA
- a CDS encoding TIGR02450 family Trp-rich protein yields MAKKQKYPHLVGSKWTAKQKTFGWRHFVVTNRQNLGQLVFAELRAACDDSVRFWVNAKGLKRRSLWQPGWQTLQEQQGQIDLSP; encoded by the coding sequence ATGGCAAAAAAACAAAAATACCCTCACCTAGTTGGCTCCAAATGGACAGCCAAACAAAAAACCTTCGGTTGGCGGCATTTTGTGGTCACCAATCGCCAGAATTTGGGTCAGCTTGTTTTTGCGGAACTGCGGGCAGCCTGCGATGATTCGGTACGATTCTGGGTCAATGCCAAAGGCTTGAAGCGTCGATCGCTGTGGCAACCGGGCTGGCAGACCCTTCAGGAACAACAAGGCCAGATCGATCTTTCGCCTTAA
- a CDS encoding fasciclin domain-containing protein encodes MFLRTFTNLRPTGRFSVSIRIVSIALVVSALGLQACSTNGSTATTEAAPDTATTTVVETATTTNDQNNNEPAAPIAAEPEPPSLTIAAIAKNEPTFSIFSDALATTDLMAKLDQDGSYTVFAPADEAFADLPAGTLEQLLKPENKAQLEKVLSYHIVPEQLLAEEMEPGELNTLAGTALTIEIDAQRDRVLVNQASVIIPDVKASNGNIQIIDRVILPPS; translated from the coding sequence ATGTTCCTAAGAACTTTTACTAACCTACGACCTACAGGTAGGTTTTCTGTTTCAATCCGCATCGTATCGATCGCCCTGGTGGTGAGCGCACTTGGTCTCCAGGCCTGTTCTACCAATGGTTCAACCGCTACAACTGAAGCTGCTCCGGATACTGCAACCACGACGGTGGTAGAAACCGCTACTACTACAAATGACCAGAATAATAATGAACCGGCTGCCCCGATCGCGGCCGAGCCAGAACCACCAAGCCTGACGATCGCGGCGATCGCTAAGAATGAACCAACCTTCAGCATTTTTAGCGATGCCCTAGCCACCACAGATTTAATGGCCAAGCTGGATCAAGATGGTTCATATACAGTATTTGCACCCGCAGACGAAGCCTTTGCTGATTTGCCAGCCGGAACCCTTGAGCAACTGCTCAAACCAGAGAACAAAGCACAACTGGAAAAGGTGCTGTCCTATCACATTGTGCCGGAGCAATTGCTAGCAGAAGAGATGGAACCAGGGGAATTAAACACCTTAGCCGGAACTGCGTTGACGATCGAGATTGATGCGCAAAGGGATCGGGTGCTAGTTAATCAGGCCAGCGTGATTATCCCTGATGTGAAGGCGAGTAATGGCAATATTCAAATTATCGATCGGGTAATTTTGCCACCTAGCTAG
- the cobW gene encoding cobalamin biosynthesis protein CobW → MHKIPVTIVTGFLGAGKTTLVRHLLQHNHGRRIAILVNEFGEVGIDGDLLRSCQVCPDDSADQDLANVAKATDAILDNSNSADRPNSLDPVVNDFSDNSDNIVELTNGCLCCTVQEEFLPTMQELLQKRDRIDHILIETSGLALPKPLVTAFRWPGIRSGATVDGVITVVDCEAVAKGTFAHDLNAVAAQRQEDPNLEHETPIEELFEDQLACADLVLLTKTDLVDRSTLDRVINHLRQELPDHVKIINCQQGAIDADILLGFNAAVEDNLEARPSHHDHEEEHEHDDDINSVNLSLTQEFDPKELVAKLERLVQQKDIYRVKGFVAVPNKSMRLVLQGVGNRFDYFYDRPWQAEEMRQTRLVFIGNNLSDQSIAAQIELV, encoded by the coding sequence ATGCATAAAATTCCCGTTACGATCGTAACTGGCTTCCTTGGCGCTGGTAAAACCACCCTGGTTCGCCACCTCTTGCAACATAACCACGGTCGTCGCATTGCTATTTTGGTGAATGAATTTGGTGAAGTGGGGATCGATGGCGATCTTTTGCGTTCCTGCCAGGTCTGTCCCGATGACTCAGCAGATCAGGATCTAGCAAATGTTGCCAAGGCCACAGATGCCATTTTAGATAATTCCAACTCTGCCGATCGCCCCAACTCTTTAGATCCCGTAGTTAATGATTTTTCAGATAATTCAGACAATATTGTCGAGTTAACCAATGGTTGTCTTTGCTGTACTGTGCAAGAGGAATTTTTGCCCACGATGCAGGAATTACTGCAAAAGCGCGATCGGATTGACCATATTTTGATCGAAACTTCTGGGCTAGCATTGCCCAAACCATTGGTAACCGCATTTCGCTGGCCAGGGATTCGTTCTGGAGCCACCGTTGATGGGGTAATTACGGTGGTTGATTGTGAAGCAGTGGCCAAGGGTACATTTGCCCATGATTTAAACGCGGTGGCAGCCCAACGCCAGGAAGACCCCAACCTGGAGCATGAAACGCCGATCGAGGAGTTATTTGAAGATCAATTGGCCTGTGCTGATCTGGTGCTGCTCACCAAAACCGACCTGGTCGATCGCTCAACCCTGGATCGAGTAATTAATCACTTGCGGCAAGAGCTACCTGATCATGTCAAGATTATTAATTGCCAGCAAGGGGCGATCGATGCGGATATTTTGCTGGGTTTCAATGCGGCAGTGGAAGATAACCTGGAGGCTCGCCCCAGTCACCATGACCATGAAGAAGAGCATGAGCATGATGATGACATCAATTCAGTTAATCTGTCTCTGACGCAGGAGTTTGACCCCAAAGAACTGGTGGCCAAGCTAGAACGGCTTGTGCAGCAAAAAGATATTTACCGGGTCAAGGGGTTTGTGGCAGTACCCAATAAATCGATGCGCCTGGTGTTGCAAGGGGTTGGCAATCGGTTTGATTATTTCTACGATCGCCCCTGGCAAGCTGAGGAAATGCGCCAGACCAGGTTGGTTTTCATTGGTAATAATCTCAGTGATCAGAGTATTGCCGCGCAAATTGAATTGGTTTAG